One Mycobacterium sp. SMC-4 DNA window includes the following coding sequences:
- a CDS encoding LemA family protein — protein MVTFLLVVALILAVFVLLGFVTGHNRIRSADIRVAEALSGIDVELTRRAALIPSLVHTVSTFAAHEKAVLDRVSAARAALTSATGTPSVAQRSTAEKQFDTALAPVLALGENYPQLSSSNNFLDLQRNLADTEDKLAFARQYYNDAAATLNRLLTTIPWMFVAPLTGVTQKEYYQLPR, from the coding sequence ATGGTGACGTTTCTGTTGGTCGTGGCGCTGATACTTGCGGTGTTTGTGCTGCTCGGTTTCGTCACCGGCCACAACAGAATCCGCTCGGCCGACATCCGGGTGGCCGAAGCACTGTCGGGTATCGACGTCGAATTGACCCGTCGCGCAGCGCTGATCCCCAGCCTGGTGCACACCGTCTCGACCTTCGCCGCGCACGAGAAGGCGGTCCTCGACAGGGTCAGTGCGGCCAGGGCGGCCTTGACCTCGGCGACCGGCACACCGTCGGTGGCCCAGCGCAGTACCGCCGAGAAGCAGTTCGACACCGCGCTGGCCCCCGTGCTGGCGCTGGGTGAAAACTATCCGCAGCTGAGCTCGTCGAACAATTTCTTGGACCTGCAACGCAACCTCGCCGACACCGAAGACAAGCTGGCCTTCGCCCGGCAGTACTACAACGATGCTGCCGCCACGCTGAACCGACTGCTCACCACGATTCCGTGGATGTTCGTTGCGCCGCTGACCGGCGTGACGCAGAAGGAGTACTACCAGCTCCCTCGGTGA
- the fmt gene encoding methionyl-tRNA formyltransferase produces the protein MRLVFAGTPEPALPSLRRLIDSPRHDVVAVLTRPDAPAGRRGRLTPSPVAQLAAEHDIPVLRPARPNSGEFVAELTEIAPDCCPVVAYGALLGDSLLAVPAQGWVNLHFSLLPAWRGAAPVQAALAAGDAVTGATTFQIEPSLDSGPVFGVVTEAIRPTDTAGDLLARLSMSGAELLEATLDGIAAGTLFAVPQPSDGISVAPKISVEDARIRWDLPAHVVDRRIRSVTPNPGAWTMIGDLRVKIGPVSLPAATGATGELAPGQIEVGKQAVRVGTGSVPVLLGTVQAPGKKPMDAAAWARGVRLADIGSAQ, from the coding sequence GTGCGCCTCGTCTTCGCCGGCACGCCGGAACCGGCCCTGCCTTCCCTGCGCAGACTCATCGATTCGCCCCGACACGACGTCGTCGCCGTGCTGACCCGCCCCGACGCGCCGGCCGGCCGGCGCGGACGCCTGACGCCGTCGCCGGTGGCCCAGCTGGCAGCCGAGCACGACATCCCGGTGCTGCGTCCCGCCCGGCCCAACTCCGGCGAGTTTGTCGCCGAGTTGACCGAGATCGCTCCCGACTGCTGCCCGGTCGTTGCCTACGGCGCGCTGCTGGGCGACAGCCTGCTCGCGGTGCCCGCGCAGGGCTGGGTGAACCTGCATTTCTCGCTGCTGCCGGCCTGGCGCGGCGCCGCCCCGGTCCAGGCCGCGCTGGCTGCCGGGGACGCCGTGACGGGTGCCACCACGTTCCAGATCGAGCCCAGTCTGGATTCCGGGCCGGTCTTCGGTGTCGTCACCGAGGCCATCCGCCCCACCGACACCGCCGGCGACCTGCTGGCGCGGTTGTCGATGTCCGGAGCCGAGCTGCTGGAAGCCACTCTCGACGGCATCGCTGCGGGCACGCTGTTCGCGGTGCCGCAGCCGTCCGACGGCATCAGCGTCGCTCCCAAGATCAGCGTCGAAGATGCCAGGATCCGCTGGGACCTGCCCGCCCACGTCGTCGATCGCCGCATCCGTTCGGTCACCCCGAACCCGGGAGCCTGGACCATGATCGGCGACCTGCGCGTCAAGATCGGCCCGGTATCGCTGCCTGCGGCTACCGGGGCCACCGGCGAGCTTGCACCCGGCCAGATCGAGGTGGGCAAGCAGGCGGTGCGGGTCGGGACCGGGTCGGTTCCCGTGCTCCTGGGCACCGTGCAGGCGCCGGGCAAGAAGCCGATGGACGCCGCAGCCTGGGCCCGCGGAGTCCGGCTGGCCGACATCGGGTCGGCGCAGTGA
- a CDS encoding glycosyltransferase family 2 protein yields the protein MPPQTRPQWAKARWVGMIDLDDWGVGPAGELEFEARHSDGYRIARILVRSGRAPVAFVEGPIVDSVVRIQVPPCRPPAPPPLPTLPPISVVVCTRERPQQLADALESLRRIDYPDFEIVVVDNAGLTDATARVVAALGDDRVRCVAEPVPGLSTARNTGLRAARHNLVAYTDDDVYVDRHWLLALARGFARSPQVACVSGLVPSGELRTAAQGYFDQRVSWSGPLQPQLFTLAEPPADQPLFPFRVGRFGTGANFAVKRDRVLEIGGFDEALGAGTAAQGGEDLDLFFRVLTGGDALATEPAAIVWHRHRSDNAALLAQARGYGLGLGAWLTKVGLDRSHRRLLATVIRRQFRSSVRAGAEYGAIIAPPWDFRQDVPSSVGRVEVLAVLGGPRALWQGRRRVREVSTADHK from the coding sequence ATGCCGCCGCAGACCCGTCCGCAATGGGCCAAAGCCCGATGGGTAGGAATGATCGACCTCGACGACTGGGGTGTCGGTCCGGCCGGTGAACTGGAGTTCGAGGCCCGCCACAGCGACGGGTACCGGATCGCGCGGATACTCGTGCGGTCCGGTCGTGCGCCGGTCGCGTTTGTCGAGGGCCCGATCGTCGACAGTGTGGTCCGAATCCAGGTTCCGCCGTGCAGGCCGCCGGCACCACCCCCGCTCCCCACGCTGCCGCCGATCTCGGTGGTGGTGTGCACCCGGGAGCGGCCACAGCAACTCGCCGATGCGCTGGAATCGCTGCGCAGAATCGACTACCCGGACTTCGAGATCGTGGTGGTGGACAACGCTGGGCTCACCGACGCCACCGCCCGTGTGGTCGCGGCCCTCGGCGACGACCGGGTGCGTTGCGTCGCCGAACCGGTCCCCGGGCTGTCGACGGCCCGCAACACCGGGTTACGCGCCGCCCGCCACAATCTGGTGGCCTACACCGACGACGACGTCTACGTCGACCGGCACTGGCTGCTCGCTCTCGCACGCGGTTTCGCCCGCTCGCCACAGGTGGCGTGCGTGTCCGGGCTGGTGCCCAGCGGCGAACTGCGCACCGCGGCACAAGGATATTTTGATCAACGGGTCTCCTGGTCGGGACCGCTGCAACCGCAGCTGTTCACGCTGGCCGAGCCGCCGGCCGACCAGCCGTTGTTTCCCTTCCGAGTCGGTCGATTCGGCACCGGGGCCAACTTCGCAGTGAAACGGGATCGGGTGCTGGAGATCGGTGGCTTCGACGAAGCTCTGGGCGCCGGTACCGCAGCCCAGGGTGGCGAGGACCTCGATCTGTTCTTTCGGGTGCTCACCGGCGGTGACGCGTTGGCCACCGAACCTGCGGCGATCGTTTGGCACCGGCACCGCAGCGACAATGCGGCGCTGTTGGCCCAAGCACGAGGCTACGGTCTGGGCCTGGGCGCGTGGCTGACCAAGGTGGGGCTCGATCGGTCCCACCGCCGGCTGCTGGCCACGGTGATTCGCCGGCAGTTCCGTTCATCGGTGCGCGCCGGCGCAGAGTACGGTGCGATCATCGCGCCACCGTGGGATTTCCGGCAGGACGTGCCGTCGTCGGTGGGTCGGGTCGAGGTGCTGGCGGTGCTCGGTGGCCCGCGCGCATTGTGGCAGGGCCGCCGGCGGGTCCGCGAGGTGTCGACGGCGGACCACAAGTGA
- a CDS encoding glycoside hydrolase family 16 protein, giving the protein MSARRTRSWRASAVFAVLALCGCAAPASVGHADPAGPRVVFFDDFDGPAGSAPSPQWRYDLGGGGWGNDEMQIYTDSPANVSLDGSGHLAITARADAANRITSARITTRNTVEFTFGRAEARIALPAGRGLHPAFWLLGSDADRVGWPAAGEIDVIETLNDATEYHTGVHAPRDGFARGQEISASAAAPVVLAGQFRTYWVDRTPGRIVTGIDDMTLLHVTPADLAEGARWVFDAPFFLLLNLAVGGAWPGPPDLTTPNPSTMLVDWVRVIES; this is encoded by the coding sequence ATGAGCGCCCGCAGGACTCGATCATGGCGCGCCAGCGCCGTGTTCGCCGTTCTCGCCCTGTGTGGTTGCGCCGCGCCCGCCTCGGTGGGGCACGCCGATCCCGCCGGACCGCGGGTGGTGTTCTTCGATGATTTCGACGGACCGGCCGGATCGGCGCCGTCCCCGCAGTGGCGTTACGACCTCGGCGGTGGTGGCTGGGGTAATGACGAGATGCAGATCTACACCGACAGCCCGGCCAACGTCAGCCTCGACGGGTCGGGGCACCTGGCCATCACCGCACGTGCCGACGCCGCCAATCGGATCACCTCGGCGCGCATCACCACCAGGAACACCGTTGAGTTCACTTTCGGGCGCGCCGAAGCGCGTATCGCGCTGCCGGCCGGGCGCGGGTTGCATCCGGCGTTCTGGCTGCTGGGTTCGGACGCCGACCGCGTCGGGTGGCCCGCCGCAGGCGAAATCGATGTCATCGAAACCCTCAATGACGCAACGGAATACCACACCGGTGTGCACGCTCCGCGGGACGGCTTCGCGCGCGGACAAGAGATCTCGGCCTCCGCTGCGGCTCCGGTCGTACTGGCCGGTCAGTTCCGCACCTACTGGGTGGACCGCACACCCGGACGCATCGTCACCGGCATCGATGACATGACGCTGTTGCACGTCACCCCAGCCGATCTGGCCGAAGGTGCTCGATGGGTCTTCGACGCCCCCTTCTTCCTACTGCTCAACCTTGCAGTCGGTGGAGCGTGGCCCGGACCGCCCGACCTGACAACGCCGAATCCCTCGACCATGCTGGTGGATTGGGTGCGGGTGATCGAGTCGTGA
- a CDS encoding primosomal protein N' yields the protein MRTARQPAEHEPVARVLPILTVPHLDREFDYLVDAEQSDDAQPGVRVKIRFHGRLVDGFLLERRSDTDHVGKLGYLERVVSAEAVLTHDVRRLVDAVAARYAGTRADVLRLAIPPRHATVEKRSPQRPEPQQLPPVDAAAWSSYSGGAQFVAALADGRAARAVWQALPGESWADRLAEVAAVTASSGRGVLAVVPDQRDVDALHAAVAGRVGEARAVALSAGLGPAQRYRRWLSVLRGDARVVIGTRSAVFAPVADIGLVLLWDDGDDSLAEPRSPYPHAREVAMLRAHQARCAAVIGGYARTAEAQALVRSGWAHDLTATRQTVRARAPRVVALEDSAYAQERDPAARTARLPTVALDAARAALKAGVPVLVQVPRRGYVPALACGKCRTVARCRHCTGPLSLPGRDSPGAVCRWCGRAELALRCGRCGSDAVRAVVVGARRTAEELGRAFPGTTVVTSGGDGVVAAVPHRPVLVVATPGAEPIAEGGYGAALLLDCWALLGRQDLRAAEDSLRRWMAAAALVRSRADGGSVVVVAESAIPTVQALIRWDPVGHAQTELDARAEVGLPPAVHMAALDGTAEAVHALLDGAALPDGTEPLGPVAIPLSARRPAGVAPDQAVIRMLLRSPRDGGLALSAALRKANAVSSARHDTDPVRIQIDPLHIG from the coding sequence GTGAGGACCGCCCGCCAGCCTGCCGAACACGAGCCGGTCGCTCGCGTGCTGCCCATACTCACCGTGCCGCACCTGGATCGCGAGTTCGACTACCTGGTCGATGCCGAGCAGTCCGACGACGCCCAACCCGGAGTGCGGGTGAAGATTCGCTTCCACGGCCGGCTGGTCGACGGGTTCCTCCTCGAAAGGCGTTCCGACACCGACCATGTGGGAAAGCTCGGCTACCTGGAGAGGGTGGTCTCGGCTGAAGCCGTGTTGACCCACGATGTGCGTCGGCTGGTCGACGCGGTGGCCGCGCGCTACGCGGGTACCCGCGCCGACGTGTTGCGCCTGGCGATACCGCCACGACACGCGACCGTCGAGAAACGATCCCCGCAGCGGCCAGAACCGCAGCAGCTACCGCCCGTCGACGCCGCAGCCTGGTCGTCCTACAGCGGTGGTGCTCAATTCGTGGCGGCCTTGGCCGACGGTCGTGCCGCGCGGGCGGTATGGCAGGCGTTGCCGGGAGAGTCATGGGCTGACCGGTTGGCCGAAGTGGCTGCGGTGACTGCCAGTTCCGGTCGCGGAGTGCTGGCCGTGGTGCCCGACCAACGCGACGTCGATGCACTGCACGCCGCCGTGGCGGGGCGGGTCGGGGAGGCACGCGCGGTGGCCCTGTCAGCCGGGCTGGGGCCCGCGCAGCGCTATCGGCGCTGGTTGTCGGTCCTGCGCGGTGACGCCCGAGTCGTGATCGGCACGCGCAGTGCGGTTTTCGCGCCGGTGGCCGACATCGGTCTGGTGCTGCTTTGGGACGACGGAGATGATTCGCTGGCCGAACCCCGTAGCCCCTACCCGCACGCTCGCGAGGTCGCGATGCTGCGGGCCCACCAGGCGCGGTGCGCAGCGGTGATCGGCGGTTACGCCCGCACAGCCGAGGCGCAGGCACTGGTGCGCAGCGGCTGGGCGCACGACCTGACGGCGACCCGGCAGACGGTGCGGGCGCGAGCGCCGCGGGTGGTTGCGCTGGAGGACAGCGCGTATGCCCAGGAACGTGATCCCGCCGCGCGCACTGCACGGCTTCCCACCGTCGCCCTCGACGCCGCACGCGCGGCATTGAAAGCCGGTGTGCCGGTGCTGGTTCAGGTCCCCAGACGCGGATACGTCCCGGCCCTGGCGTGCGGAAAGTGTCGTACCGTCGCCCGTTGCCGGCACTGCACCGGCCCGTTGTCGCTGCCCGGCCGTGACAGTCCGGGTGCGGTGTGCCGCTGGTGCGGGCGAGCGGAGTTGGCGTTGCGGTGCGGTCGCTGTGGCAGCGACGCGGTGCGTGCGGTGGTCGTCGGGGCCCGGCGCACCGCCGAGGAACTGGGGCGGGCGTTCCCGGGCACGACGGTGGTCACCTCGGGTGGGGACGGTGTCGTTGCCGCGGTGCCACACCGACCGGTCTTGGTGGTGGCGACCCCGGGCGCCGAGCCTATCGCCGAGGGTGGTTACGGCGCCGCGTTGCTGCTGGATTGCTGGGCCCTGCTGGGCCGGCAGGATCTGCGTGCAGCCGAGGACTCCCTGCGCCGGTGGATGGCGGCGGCCGCGTTGGTGCGCAGCCGTGCCGACGGTGGCTCTGTGGTGGTCGTCGCCGAATCGGCGATACCGACCGTGCAGGCATTGATCCGCTGGGATCCGGTCGGCCACGCACAAACCGAGCTGGACGCGCGCGCCGAGGTCGGGCTGCCCCCGGCGGTTCACATGGCGGCCCTCGACGGCACCGCAGAGGCTGTGCACGCATTGCTCGACGGCGCGGCGCTGCCCGATGGGACCGAACCGTTGGGCCCGGTGGCAATACCCTTGTCTGCCCGCCGGCCGGCCGGTGTCGCGCCGGATCAAGCCGTCATCCGGATGCTGCTGCGGTCACCGCGTGACGGTGGTTTGGCGCTGTCGGCCGCGTTGCGCAAGGCGAACGCGGTCTCGAGCGCCCGCCACGACACCGACCCAGTTCGCATCCAGATCGATCCGCTGCACATAGGCTGA
- a CDS encoding lysoplasmalogenase yields the protein MTTMGSGPSTAGSRSRLLWGAAAVMAAGYGLFLVVTTIRLGVGAELTGQFGVQPAVKAAAAVLLAGAAALHPVARERRWLVAALLFSAAGDFLLALSWWEPSFVFGLAAFLVAHLCFLAALVPLAVSTTPRLVAAAIVVCACAALLVWFWPSLVEQGMTVPVTLYILVLGAMVCAALLAQLPTPWTAAGAVCFAVSDAMIGINVFVLDSETLAVPIWWVYASSLLLITAGLLFGRKSAPSARPAM from the coding sequence ATGACAACCATGGGTTCCGGACCGTCGACGGCTGGTTCGCGCAGCAGGCTGCTGTGGGGTGCGGCCGCCGTGATGGCCGCCGGTTACGGCCTCTTCCTGGTCGTGACTACGATCCGGCTCGGCGTGGGCGCCGAACTGACCGGACAATTCGGTGTCCAGCCTGCCGTCAAGGCCGCGGCCGCCGTGCTGCTGGCCGGTGCGGCAGCGTTGCACCCCGTGGCGCGGGAACGCCGGTGGCTGGTGGCCGCACTGCTGTTCTCGGCTGCCGGGGACTTTCTGCTGGCGCTGTCGTGGTGGGAGCCGTCGTTCGTGTTCGGGCTCGCTGCCTTTCTGGTCGCCCACCTGTGCTTCCTGGCGGCGTTGGTGCCGCTGGCCGTATCGACGACGCCACGCCTGGTCGCCGCGGCCATCGTGGTGTGTGCTTGTGCCGCCCTGCTGGTGTGGTTCTGGCCGAGCCTGGTCGAGCAGGGAATGACCGTGCCGGTCACGTTGTACATCCTGGTCCTCGGTGCGATGGTGTGCGCCGCACTGCTGGCGCAGCTTCCGACACCGTGGACGGCCGCGGGTGCGGTGTGTTTCGCGGTCTCCGACGCGATGATCGGGATCAACGTCTTCGTGTTGGATTCGGAGACTCTGGCTGTTCCGATCTGGTGGGTCTATGCCAGCTCGCTGCTGCTGATCACGGCCGGCCTGCTGTTCGGCCGAAAGTCTGCACCGTCTGCTAGACCTGCGATGTGA
- a CDS encoding glycosyltransferase family 2 protein — protein MLTSVSISVVICCYTTKRRRVLGAALEAAHGQLTPSDELIIVVDGNDELLADLSACRGPSIMLIPNEFDRGLSGARNSGLRRSSGDVVVFLDDDAVLRSGALEAVRVAFADPSVTALGGAVHADWRDGSEPRWFPPEFGWVVGCDYRGLPSDGSAIRNPIGAAMAVRRQQLNQIGGFSTALGRTGTVPTGCEETMMGIELVRRDPRARIIRRTRFAVSHHVPRDRATLSYFVSRCFHEGRSKAVLASLCGRSSSLASERSYTMRTLPSGLWRSRWRLTRMLALILGLTVTTSGYLWGSIGAGRQRGAQ, from the coding sequence ATGCTCACCTCGGTCAGTATCAGTGTGGTCATCTGTTGCTACACCACGAAACGCCGTCGCGTCCTGGGCGCGGCGCTGGAGGCTGCACATGGGCAGCTCACGCCCAGTGACGAATTGATCATCGTCGTCGACGGCAACGACGAACTGCTCGCCGACCTGAGCGCCTGCCGTGGCCCATCGATCATGCTGATACCCAACGAGTTCGACCGCGGTCTCTCGGGTGCGCGCAACTCCGGGCTGCGCAGGTCGTCCGGCGATGTCGTGGTCTTCCTCGATGACGACGCCGTGCTGCGATCCGGCGCGTTGGAAGCCGTGCGCGTCGCCTTCGCCGATCCCTCGGTCACCGCGCTCGGTGGGGCGGTGCACGCGGACTGGCGCGACGGCTCCGAGCCGCGCTGGTTTCCGCCGGAGTTCGGGTGGGTCGTCGGTTGTGACTACCGGGGTCTGCCTTCTGATGGTTCCGCCATCCGCAACCCGATCGGCGCAGCGATGGCGGTGCGCCGTCAGCAGCTCAACCAGATCGGTGGGTTCAGCACGGCCCTCGGGCGCACCGGCACGGTGCCGACCGGCTGCGAAGAGACCATGATGGGCATCGAACTCGTGCGGCGCGACCCCCGGGCCCGCATCATCCGGCGTACCCGGTTCGCGGTGTCGCATCACGTTCCCCGGGATCGAGCCACGTTGTCCTACTTCGTCAGCCGGTGTTTTCACGAGGGACGTAGCAAGGCCGTGCTGGCCTCGCTGTGCGGGCGGTCCTCGTCGCTGGCCAGTGAACGTTCCTACACGATGAGAACTCTTCCGTCGGGACTATGGAGGTCACGGTGGCGACTGACCAGAATGCTGGCCCTGATACTCGGACTGACGGTCACCACGTCCGGGTATCTGTGGGGATCGATCGGCGCAGGCCGGCAGAGGGGCGCACAGTGA
- a CDS encoding RsmB/NOP family class I SAM-dependent RNA methyltransferase yields the protein MTRPSGRRPPKRRPLDPARRAAFDVLRAVSDKDAYANLVLPAMLRDRQISGRDAAFATELAYGACRSRGLLDAVIEAAAGRPAERIDPVLLDLLRLGTYQLLRTRVEDHAAVSTTVEQAGIEFDTARAGFVNGVLRTIARRDESSWVDELAPPRSSDPVGHLAFVHAHPRWIAQAFADALGARADELAALLASDDARPSVHLAARPGALAAQDLAAAVGGSVGAYSPYAVYLTEGDPGELAALRDGRALVQDEGSQLVARALTLAPLEGPDTGRWLDLCAGPGGKTALLAALGSSCGATVTAVEPAPRRADLVAQNTAGLPVTIHRVDGRESGLAPGFDRVLVDAPCTGLGALRRRPEARWRRQPSDVATLAKLQRELLAAAITLTRPGGVVLYATCSPHLAETTGVVADALRRHPVDALDTRPLFAPAADIGDATSVQLWPHRHGTDAMFAAALRVTEPR from the coding sequence GTGACGCGGCCCAGCGGCAGACGGCCACCCAAGCGCCGGCCGCTCGACCCGGCGCGGCGGGCGGCATTCGACGTGTTGCGGGCGGTGTCGGACAAGGACGCCTACGCCAACCTCGTCCTGCCGGCGATGCTGCGGGACCGCCAGATCAGCGGCCGCGACGCGGCGTTCGCAACCGAACTGGCATACGGCGCGTGCCGCAGCCGCGGGTTGCTCGACGCGGTGATCGAGGCGGCGGCCGGCCGTCCGGCCGAGCGCATCGACCCGGTGCTGCTGGATCTACTGCGGCTGGGGACCTATCAGTTGCTGCGCACCCGTGTCGAGGACCACGCCGCGGTGTCCACCACAGTGGAGCAGGCTGGAATCGAATTCGACACCGCCAGAGCGGGATTCGTCAATGGCGTACTGCGGACCATCGCCCGGCGCGACGAGTCTTCCTGGGTCGATGAACTGGCGCCGCCGCGCAGCAGCGACCCGGTCGGACACCTGGCGTTCGTGCACGCCCATCCCAGGTGGATCGCGCAGGCATTCGCCGACGCTTTGGGTGCGCGCGCCGACGAGCTCGCAGCGCTGTTGGCCAGCGACGACGCCCGCCCGTCGGTGCACCTGGCGGCGCGGCCCGGGGCGCTGGCGGCGCAGGACTTGGCCGCTGCGGTCGGCGGTTCGGTCGGCGCCTATTCGCCCTACGCCGTCTACCTGACCGAAGGTGACCCGGGTGAGCTGGCGGCGCTGCGTGACGGGCGGGCGCTGGTGCAGGACGAAGGCAGCCAACTGGTCGCGCGGGCGCTCACCCTGGCCCCGCTGGAGGGCCCCGACACCGGACGGTGGCTCGACCTGTGTGCAGGCCCCGGCGGCAAGACGGCGCTGCTGGCGGCGCTGGGGAGCAGTTGCGGTGCCACGGTGACCGCCGTCGAGCCGGCCCCGCGGCGGGCCGACCTGGTCGCGCAGAACACCGCCGGCCTGCCCGTCACCATCCACCGCGTCGACGGTCGTGAGTCTGGCCTGGCGCCGGGCTTCGACCGGGTGCTGGTCGATGCGCCGTGCACCGGCCTGGGCGCGCTGCGGCGCCGTCCCGAAGCCAGGTGGCGGCGTCAACCCAGCGACGTCGCAACGCTGGCCAAGCTGCAGCGTGAGCTGCTGGCCGCGGCGATCACGTTGACCAGGCCCGGGGGCGTGGTGCTGTACGCGACGTGCTCTCCGCACCTGGCCGAGACCACCGGCGTGGTGGCCGACGCCCTGCGCCGTCACCCGGTGGACGCGCTGGACACCCGGCCGCTGTTCGCGCCGGCCGCCGACATCGGCGACGCGACGTCGGTCCAGCTGTGGCCGCACCGCCACGGCACCGACGCGATGTTCGCCGCCGCCCTGCGGGTAACCGAGCCCCGATAG
- a CDS encoding DUF2207 domain-containing protein, protein MSVGRLVKGLIPLLVIAVGILWPLAFRGDSGGGDAALADPVVIADYDVDIVVDDAGDMTAVETITGDFPGNRHGIFRYWDVTNPNSPRIRQRPVVTSVLLDGRPVPYQMLWESGDRFRVAKIGDPDRYLDYGRHVFEIRYTIPGVLDPGTTGANRQFAESLGGPPATSPSVFFWNVIAPSWNNEIRRADISITLPAAVGRTQCSVGRGIGTPCTDLTVRDNRVTFSALDLPPRTPVTVRAGVDLPAPPRAELPWPHHWDRILGQSVPGVWWTAGLTVLAALAALAWYRTVVEKPPGFPLQYAPPPGLGPVQTEYIRTESVPAAGLSATLFYLAERNLVSLRQVNAEQWNIRGIAEPKQWRDIDPVSRAVASALKVDSRGTEFQAKKTVSSGKKLDKAKTDMATAVRKWAVDSGFLVARKRELWLRAANAVAFVLMVCAFFRWGFSTTMSALPFAAFMLFSAASWRDGVGTRRTAAGRELWSRAGGFHRVLATDSAESRFDFSARKDLYIAYVPFAVAAGAAALWAKKYQTETGSVAPQPEWYGSSGTSSTGWGFGGGSGGADFDSFESALSSSIGAYTASQASSSSGGSSSSGGGGGGGGGGGGGGSW, encoded by the coding sequence ATGTCGGTCGGGCGGCTGGTCAAGGGGTTGATCCCGCTGTTGGTGATCGCGGTCGGGATTCTGTGGCCGTTGGCGTTTCGCGGGGACTCCGGCGGTGGTGACGCCGCGCTTGCCGATCCGGTCGTCATCGCCGACTATGACGTCGACATCGTCGTCGACGATGCCGGCGACATGACCGCGGTGGAGACCATCACCGGGGACTTCCCCGGCAACCGCCACGGCATCTTTCGCTATTGGGACGTGACGAACCCGAACTCCCCCCGAATTCGGCAGCGCCCGGTGGTGACCTCGGTGCTGCTGGATGGCCGGCCGGTGCCCTACCAGATGCTGTGGGAGAGCGGCGACCGGTTCCGGGTCGCCAAGATCGGCGACCCCGACCGCTATCTGGACTACGGCAGGCACGTCTTCGAGATCCGATACACCATCCCCGGGGTTCTCGATCCCGGAACCACCGGTGCCAACCGGCAGTTCGCCGAGTCACTTGGCGGACCGCCGGCGACCTCCCCGTCGGTCTTCTTCTGGAATGTCATCGCCCCATCGTGGAACAACGAGATCCGCCGCGCCGACATCAGCATCACCCTTCCGGCGGCCGTCGGCCGGACGCAGTGCTCGGTCGGTCGCGGTATCGGCACCCCGTGCACCGACCTGACCGTGCGCGACAACCGGGTGACGTTCTCTGCACTGGACCTGCCGCCCCGCACTCCGGTGACCGTGCGTGCCGGGGTGGATCTGCCCGCACCGCCGCGTGCGGAACTACCGTGGCCCCACCACTGGGATCGGATTCTGGGCCAGTCCGTGCCGGGTGTGTGGTGGACGGCGGGGTTGACGGTGCTGGCCGCGCTGGCTGCCCTGGCGTGGTATCGCACCGTCGTGGAGAAGCCGCCCGGCTTTCCGCTGCAGTACGCGCCACCGCCCGGACTGGGGCCGGTGCAGACCGAGTACATCCGGACCGAGTCGGTTCCCGCGGCGGGGCTTTCGGCAACGCTGTTCTACCTCGCCGAACGCAACCTGGTATCGCTGCGACAGGTCAATGCCGAGCAATGGAACATCCGTGGCATCGCCGAACCGAAGCAATGGCGAGACATCGACCCGGTCAGCAGGGCTGTCGCGTCCGCACTCAAGGTCGACAGCCGCGGCACCGAATTCCAGGCCAAGAAGACCGTGTCCTCCGGCAAGAAGCTGGACAAAGCCAAGACCGACATGGCCACGGCCGTGCGGAAATGGGCCGTCGACTCCGGTTTCCTGGTCGCCCGCAAGAGGGAACTGTGGCTGCGCGCGGCCAACGCCGTCGCCTTCGTGCTGATGGTGTGCGCCTTCTTTCGCTGGGGGTTTTCCACCACCATGTCGGCTCTGCCGTTCGCGGCGTTCATGCTGTTCTCCGCGGCGTCGTGGCGTGACGGTGTCGGTACCCGCCGTACCGCGGCAGGCCGTGAACTCTGGTCGCGTGCAGGCGGATTCCACCGGGTGCTGGCCACTGACTCCGCGGAGTCCCGCTTCGACTTCTCGGCCCGCAAGGATCTCTACATCGCCTACGTGCCGTTCGCGGTGGCGGCCGGCGCCGCAGCACTGTGGGCGAAGAAATATCAGACCGAAACCGGATCGGTGGCGCCGCAGCCGGAGTGGTACGGCAGCTCGGGCACCTCGAGCACCGGGTGGGGTTTCGGCGGCGGATCGGGCGGCGCCGATTTCGACAGCTTCGAATCGGCGCTGTCGTCGTCGATCGGTGCATACACGGCATCGCAGGCCTCGTCGTCCTCCGGCGGATCCAGCAGCTCCGGTGGCGGCGGAGGTGGCGGTGGCGGCGGCGGAGGAGGTGGGTCATGGTGA